AAGCGGAAAGATATTTTTGGTCCTGACCGATCACCATACATTGTAGTATGAATTCGGATTGGCTCAGAATATTTTCTATCGGAACAGGTTCCACATTCTCTCCACCTAATAGAACAATGGTTTCTTTTGTTCTACCTACAATTTTCAAACAATTATTGTAAGTCATCAATCCGAGATCTCCAGTGTTGAACCATCCTCCATTCATAACCTTACGAGTATTTTCCTCGTCATGATAATATCCGGACATGACCTGATCCCCTTTTACATGGATCTCACCCTTGATGGAATATCCTTTAGGTCCGCCCTCTTCCGTTGTCCAAAGGATTTTGGAAGTATTTGGATCCACGACTCGGAGAGAAGTTCCCTCATACAAAGGACCAACCGTTCCCATCACTGCCTCATCTAAAATACGAACAGAGATTACAGGAGAAGTTTCAGTCAGACCATATCCTTCCAAGACCTGGATACCTATCGCATTAAAAAATTTGTCCACATGGATCGGAAGAGCTCCCCCTCCGGAAACAGTTCCCTTTAATTTTCCACCGGTAGCTTGACGGATCTTTTTCAGAACGATCAGGTCCAATAGCGTAGCTGGAAGAATATTCAGAATATATTGTAGAAGCTTGAATATCCCCACAAAGAATGAAACGAAGGAACTCCTTCCGGTTAAATCCAATTCTCTAAAGCCCAACCAACGTTTTGCAGACTGAATATTCGAAGAGAAGAATAACGCCGCATGGAATAAACTTTGTTTTACGCTAGAAGACTTTGCCACTGTCGCATAAATCCCCTGGTATACACTTTCCCAAAGTCTAGGAGCCGAAGCCATGAATGTAGGTTTCACTTTTTTTAGATCCTCCTTGAGCGTTCTCACAGAAGAATAATACGTACCCGCTCCGAAATGGATACATACCATCTCGAACATTCTTTCAAAACTATGCCATACAGGAAGAATGGAAAGAATCCTTTCTCCCGCACCAAGTTTGATCGGGATCCGATTGATCTGAGACATGATATTTTTATGGGTTAAAGGAACTCCTTTTGGACGCCCGGTTGTCCCAGCAGTATATATCAATGTAAAGAGGTCTTCTTCTTGAATTTGAGAGATTCTCTTCTCCATTTCACGGTTGCC
Above is a genomic segment from Leptospira johnsonii containing:
- a CDS encoding AMP-dependent synthetase/ligase, with product MKTLADLYQSSKNKYGERPAFLTKNSSGEFDSVGFSELYELGLQLGTALIELEFPYKGHAAVLADNRLEWIIADYAIIMAGGADVPRGTDVTDSDLNHILPHSGSTIVFAENDSVLKKLYQNQSAIQNVHTIILIDKNAKGTGKELRFWDLVQRGKELREKGNREMEKRISQIQEEDLFTLIYTAGTTGRPKGVPLTHKNIMSQINRIPIKLGAGERILSILPVWHSFERMFEMVCIHFGAGTYYSSVRTLKEDLKKVKPTFMASAPRLWESVYQGIYATVAKSSSVKQSLFHAALFFSSNIQSAKRWLGFRELDLTGRSSFVSFFVGIFKLLQYILNILPATLLDLIVLKKIRQATGGKLKGTVSGGGALPIHVDKFFNAIGIQVLEGYGLTETSPVISVRILDEAVMGTVGPLYEGTSLRVVDPNTSKILWTTEEGGPKGYSIKGEIHVKGDQVMSGYYHDEENTRKVMNGGWFNTGDLGLMTYNNCLKIVGRTKETIVLLGGENVEPVPIENILSQSEFILQCMVIGQDQKYLSALIVPNPEFFPNYKPGVGFSSAEEEAKCAVKIQGVIKNSISSTNGFKSFERVVDFRLLPKPFETGDELTAKLSVKRHIVTDKYSGLIRDIYSGKKEEVLR